The nucleotide sequence GTAAAATGTTTCCCTTTTGAATTTAGTTTCTGCATCTAATggactttgttatttgaatgtATGCTGTGTAAACCCCGGTTTGAAGGGACGTAATATTTGAGATTTAACACGAAATTCTTATTCAAAGTTTAAAGAtaaatttttttctctctttcatcATGCTGAGTATAAATTGATAAGTAACCAATATATCTATCTTAGTTATATGCATTTATGCAAATTATTAGCTTCCCTCATCAGTTTCCCAACATTTTGACTATATTCATTAGGAAGTACGAGCCTCAAAATGGACAGCATTGTAGATTCTCTAAATAGTGCATACCAAGAGTTTGTTGTTGCAGCAGCTAATGTGCTTGAATCCAAGGAAACTTCTGGTGGTCAGAAAACAGCAGCCACAGATGCTGCTCTTGAGAATTTTAAGCAGAAGTGGGAACTTTTCAGAGTCACTTGTGATCAAGCGGAGGAGTTTGTGGAGTCCGTGAAGCAAAGAATTGGATCAGAGTGCCTGGTGGATGAGGCAACTGGTTTGGTGGCTGGGAAGACTGGGCAAACTGCAACTGGTCTGCCACCCATTAGTGCGGTTCGGTTGGAACAGATGAGTAAAGCAGTTCGATGGCTGGTTATAGAACTTCAACATGGCTCTGGAACTGCTGCTGGTGCAGCACATTCTCATCCTTCAACTCCTTTTGATAGTAGATTCTCTGAAGATTCAGCTCAATAGGTATGAAGGTGATTTGATTTCTTACTCTGTATTGAGAGAAGATGATAGGATTGATTGGATGCATTTTTCCTACTAAAATATCGACCATCTCTTCcaaatgattttgaatgtagtttTAGGATTTGCTACTTCCTTATCCTTGTGCAGTTAGGTTGTACCGTATTGCTTTAGCAATAAACTTAGTACTTCAGGAAAGGTGGGGAAAACACAAGACTTGGTCGTTGAAAGTTATGCATCTCCGATGGGCATACATTAGCTCACCTGTATCATCATGATGTTGTGTCCCGTTTTTCTCTGTAAACATGTAGCATGCAATGAGTCTCTGAAGTAGGTGCCACACTTATTATTTTGTTGGTGGCTGCTGTAGATCTATATCTATATGTACACAACCTGAAAAGTGTTATTGCTAAATGAATCTGTTGTATATTTTGTATTTCAAATTCTAAAATTCTTTCGTCAAAGACAAGTGTTGGGTGTTTGATTTCGAACGGAAAGTCGAATATATATATCTAGTGATTTTGTTTGAGTCAGGCTACTGCTTTATTTATAGCAATTTTGCCCTTTATGTCATTTGTTTTCCTTGTAATTTTTGTGGGTCTAGCTACATGGAGATTTGTTTCATCAGTAGGGGCTTCGGGGATTCAAATGCGTATTTTATTATGGGCCATTTTATtacttaaaacaattttaagaaaaaaaaaaataccacatACCACGTTTTTAGTTCACgtactaattgaatcaacaaaattatttaATAAGAAAACATTGCAATTTGCATAATTGCCATATCCTACCCTCTCTTTAGACGACCAGCCAGCGAGATTTTACGGCGGCAACCGGACGACAGGATTTTTCAGTGACAATGATCAGCCGATGGGATGATCCGGCAACCAGTGACTTCATTCTCTCatatgattaaaaatattatacaaTTGCCATCGATGGGGTTGAACTCCAAACCTCATGGTGAAGATCAACTTGTACCCCTACATCACATAACAACTTGTTTTGGGTTGAACCCCAAAACAAACATTGTTTGTAAAATATTGTCTACTCAACGAAATTCCTTGGTAGAAGACAGCATCGATGACTCAAGCAGTGAAGGTGACATTGAGAGGGACACGAAGGAAGCACATGAGTATAGCACGCTAGTACAAAAAACACTTCGTTGCGTGCCAATGTCGGACCAAGGCAGTGACAGtagggtttgcgcgacgcatgttaCTTCCCTATCACGCAAAACTGCTTTGCGCAAAGCAAGTTTCTATGTCGCGCaaacccttgttttttttttggcaaaaatactttttatttaaatttttataaatattgtaattaaattataaataataattaataaaccaagaaaaagtatttaattataaaatatatgaaaatgtatatacaagatgtccgaacaaaaaagaaaaaactacaacaagTAGTCATCTATGTTTGGCTACTGGGTATTGAATGGGCAAAGTGGTTGGGAGGTTGAAAGTGGAGCAAGATCAGGTGCTGGCATCGAGATTTGAAGGCCGGACATCTGTAAAGCTTGTAAGATCATACTCATCTTATCATTCTGGGCCGATAACTGGGCTGCAATCTCGGCTTCCCAGGCTGCTTCTTGGGCCGCAAGCTAACCTTTTAGGGTTGCCACTTCCTTCGTCAGTGCTGACCTGTCCTATTGTCGATCTGGAAGAGGAGGCACCCGTCTCACGAACCCGCGCCTTCCCCATACATCGAAAAAACTTAATTTAGCACATGTAAATCAGACCCTACTCCAACGTCAAATTTAGGAAAATAAATAGATGATAAAGAATGAATTATGATCCAAACTGTCAAGTCTCTACTCTTCCCATATACATTTTGTCCATATAATTTCCGTCACTTTATCCGAGGCGTGCATCAAGTACAGATAATTCATAAATCAATGATTTTAAACCAAAGTGAGGAAATAAAGTGCATGTGTTTCCACTATAACAAGAAAACAGCTCAATGAAAAATACGGACATTGATGATAAAATGTAGTATAAATAGAGCATGTATAATAAGTTAATAACTGATTGCAAACAGGAAAAAAATTATGACTTACATGGGTACCGTCACGTCCATCTAAGGGAGAGTCATTGACACCAAAAGTCATGGACACAGTTGATCACCTAAACCGTCATCACATAACAATAGCACCACAGAAGGTTCCACATTGCGGagagttttttggtttttgaatcTCAAAATGGTATATCATATGGTCCAGCAGTAAGCTCCAAAGACACAAGTGCAAATGAATTATGCAACTACCACGTTTTTCACTAGCTACTTTCTAAGTGTCATCAACACCAGTAGTTTtagttacacacacacacatgaaaTGGAAATCCTACGATAGGGTTTAATATAAATTGAGGTAGAACTGATCACATTTGGAGAAACTTGAACCACTAAAAACTATTATGCATTTAATACAAACACTGCATTCACAAATGAGAAAGCACACAAGTGTAGTGTAATGTACTAAAGAATTACTTGTAGAGTTTTCCAAAAGTGTCTCTCAAGCGAGCAACATCAGCACCAACAACTTCAGCCATCTTCTTCCCATCTTGAAAGAGATGGAATTTAGGCTGCCCCAGAGTACACACATCAAATTACGAACCAAATGGATCTTGGATTTTACCATATCCAAGTAAAAACATATAGAATTACTAAGAAGCAAAACCAGTAATAATCCATTCAAAAGACCATCTTAAAAGATCATCCCACGAGTGCCATGAATAAAAGAAGCTATATAcgaagaacaaaataaattggAGCATTTTCTTTCAAACATAATAAGAGCAATCATTTACCACAGCAGAAATATTCGACTTGCTCTGTAAGTCCTTCCTGTATATAGAGTAAACAAGGTTAGGtatgaatttgaaaaaaaaattatgctcccaaattaaaaataaatgaaattacgTTCAAACTAGCTAACCATTACATGCCAGATGGCTATGAGCCCACAAGTAAAGTTATTGCTAAAACTAACTTGAGAATTGAAACCCGTAACAAATAACTAGATTTCATAATTAACAACACTTAACATATAACTAGGTTCCATAACAACTAGATTCCTATGCGAATGCGCACCTCATCGATGTCAATCTTATATTTTGTTACATGTGGGTATTGCTCGCTCAACTCTCCAATGACTGGAGATATGAACCTGCCTGCACAAGAGATCACACCAAAGTACCAATTTTATGTTCAAAACACATAATTACGCCACACTTCGTGCCAATGACTTTGTTGCTTAAAAGAAAACGTATTTTGAACTTACAAGGCCCGCACCAGACTGCAGTGAAGTAGAAAAGTGCTCGCTCAGCTCCGTCTATATGAAATTTAACATATAAATCAGATAATTTGCAAAAATGTTTGATAagttttctcaaaacaaaacaatttcgaaaacccagaaaaattaCCCTTAGCTTTGCTGATTGCACTGTTGTATTCATCCTCTGACTTAATGACAACAATGTTTGAGTGATACGATCCAATTCTCAATTCCCTTAATCAGCCTGCAAGTAGCACAAGAAAGCTATGGAAGAAGAGGGAAGGAGAGAAGAAGGAGCAGagctccaaatatttttgtgtttaatttctttttgtaaattcTGATCTGTTTTCAAACCAAAGAGCAAGTGCTCTTATACACAAAGTGTGACTACTGCTAGCTGGCACTTCTAACAAATTCCCCTAATAACAAGTAAAACCCTCAATTACAACTAACTTGACTCTTAATTTGTGATTAAGATAATCACAATCCTAAGTTCATAACATTGCCCTTCCCTTGAAGAACAACCTTGTCCTCAAGGATAGGATTAGAACATGAAATCTGGAACTGTTTGCAGTGAAGTTCAACAAAGGAGTCTTGCAACCGAAGTGTGAATTTGTTGTTCTTGGAAGGAATGTGAGAATTTTGCTAAGTCAATACTGCTTGTGAGGAGACTTTCTGCACTAGACCTTCCTTTGTGCTCACTAGCAAGGTGGTGGAAGGCTCAACTTTGGGAGCTAAGGAAGAAGCATAAGACCACCAATTATGAAGCATAAAAA is from Malus sylvestris chromosome 5, drMalSylv7.2, whole genome shotgun sequence and encodes:
- the LOC126624122 gene encoding mediator of RNA polymerase II transcription subunit 32-like; the encoded protein is MDSIVDSLNSAYQEFVVAAANVLESKETSGGQKTAATDAALENFKQKWELFRVTCDQAEEFVESVKQRIGSECLVDEATGLVAGKTGQTATGLPPISAVRLEQMSKAVRWLVIELQHGSGTAAGAAHSHPSTPFDSRFSEDSAQ
- the LOC126622564 gene encoding thioredoxin O2, mitochondrial-like, producing the protein LRELRIGSYHSNIVVIKSEDEYNSAISKAKDGAERALFYFTAVWCGPCRFISPVIGELSEQYPHVTKYKIDIDEEGLTEQVEYFCCGK